GTGAAGCCCCGCTCCCCGCCTCCATCAGGGTGAAGGGACTTCATCACCCCACCACCCGCACGAAACTCAGCGCCGCCGGGGAAGCGCCCGCCTGCCCCTCCACGGTCACATCCACCTGCAACAACCGCTTGTCGTCCGTCGCCTTCACCACCCGCTTCCAGCGCCAGCGCCGCCCGCCATTCTCGACCTCGCCCTCCTCCTCGCCGACCG
This genomic window from Sphingobium cloacae contains:
- the gspI gene encoding type II secretion system minor pseudopilin GspI, which gives rise to MLVALAVFSLAALALVRLQGVTLRTAADLDSKALGQIVARNLMVEAQTDPAPPSVGEEEGEVENGGRRWRWKRVVKATDDKRLLQVDVTVEGQAGASPAALSFVRVVG